From the genome of Streptomyces sp. NBC_00659, one region includes:
- a CDS encoding RHS repeat domain-containing protein, whose translation MTDLVGTPTELVDEHGELAWKARATAWGALLEGRSSAGVYCPLAFPGQYRDLETALHYNYQRHYDPEIETRSGFRRLVRTPRAMPPDGGPTKSRRGRGPIRTPGPQVPPGFPFRGMTHRSAVPVSRAAATTICIRTCGLPTTGFRWNSARRGLRR comes from the coding sequence GTGACCGATCTCGTCGGAACTCCCACTGAACTCGTCGATGAGCACGGGGAACTGGCGTGGAAGGCGCGAGCGACGGCATGGGGGGCGTTGCTTGAGGGTCGTAGTTCCGCTGGTGTGTACTGCCCTCTGGCCTTTCCGGGCCAGTACCGAGACCTTGAAACGGCCCTTCATTACAACTACCAGCGGCACTATGATCCGGAGATTGAGACCCGTTCGGGCTTTCGCCGGCTTGTGAGAACGCCGCGCGCGATGCCGCCCGACGGCGGGCCGACCAAGAGCAGGCGCGGCCGGGGGCCAATAAGGACACCAGGCCCACAAGTGCCGCCGGGCTTTCCGTTCCGGGGCATGACGCACCGTTCAGCGGTGCCAGTATCAAGGGCGGCGGCGACCACAATCTGCATCCGGACGTGCGGGCTGCCTACGACCGGGTTCCGTTGGAACAGCGCCCGGCGGGGATTACGGCGGTGA
- a CDS encoding SUKH-3 domain-containing protein yields the protein MGQEKNSRWSAETERVLRGAGWHPGRSVPTGEWESTLRERGGFEMHERARRFLAEFGGLESNERGPGKTMARMGFRLDPTVAEWDDEVFDVLSEEAGADLYPIGESDRRNSYLGIAPNGAVYIGMDNVTLLAETADRALEKLVEGIR from the coding sequence ATGGGCCAGGAGAAAAATTCGCGGTGGTCCGCGGAGACGGAGCGCGTTTTGAGGGGGGCCGGATGGCATCCAGGCCGATCGGTACCCACCGGCGAGTGGGAAAGCACGCTCCGTGAGCGCGGCGGCTTCGAGATGCACGAGAGAGCTCGGAGGTTCCTTGCCGAGTTCGGTGGGCTGGAGAGCAACGAGCGAGGACCTGGGAAAACCATGGCCCGCATGGGGTTCAGGCTCGACCCGACTGTGGCCGAGTGGGACGACGAAGTCTTTGACGTACTCAGCGAAGAGGCCGGCGCCGATCTCTACCCGATCGGGGAATCCGACCGTCGCAACAGCTACCTGGGCATCGCTCCGAACGGTGCGGTCTACATCGGCATGGACAATGTCACGCTCCTGGCGGAAACCGCGGATCGAGCGCTGGAGAAACTGGTCGAAGGTATCCGCTAG
- the rpsJ gene encoding 30S ribosomal protein S10, giving the protein MAGQKIRIRLKAYDHEVIDSSAKKIVETVTRTGASVAGPVPLPTEKNVYCVIKSPHKYKDSREHFEMRTHKRLIDILDPTPKTVDSLMRLDLPAGVDIEIKL; this is encoded by the coding sequence ATGGCGGGACAGAAGATCCGCATCCGGCTCAAGGCCTACGACCACGAGGTCATCGATTCCTCGGCGAAGAAGATCGTCGAGACGGTGACGCGCACTGGTGCGTCGGTCGCGGGCCCGGTGCCGCTGCCCACTGAGAAGAACGTGTACTGCGTCATCAAGTCGCCGCACAAGTACAAGGACTCTCGCGAGCACTTCGAGATGCGCACGCACAAGCGCCTCATCGACATCCTCGACCCCACGCCCAAGACCGTTGACTCCCTGATGCGACTCGACCTCCCGGCCGGTGTCGACATCGAGATCAAGCTCTAG
- the rplC gene encoding 50S ribosomal protein L3, whose product MAKQIKGILGEKLGMTQVWDENNRVVPVTVVKAGPNVVTQVRTNDVDGYESVQIAFGEIDPRKVNKPLKGHFAKADVTPRRHLVEIRTADASEYTLGQEITAEVFEAGIKVDVTGKSKGKGFAGVMKRHNFKGLGAGHGVQRKHRSPGSIGGCATPGRVFKGVRMAGRMGNERVTTQNLTVHAVDAEKGLLLIKGAIPGPNGGLVLVRTAAKGA is encoded by the coding sequence ATGGCTAAGCAGATCAAGGGCATCCTCGGCGAGAAGCTCGGCATGACGCAGGTGTGGGACGAGAACAACCGTGTTGTTCCCGTCACCGTCGTCAAGGCCGGCCCGAACGTCGTGACCCAGGTCCGTACGAACGACGTCGACGGCTACGAGTCCGTCCAGATCGCGTTCGGCGAGATCGACCCGCGCAAGGTGAACAAGCCCCTCAAGGGCCACTTCGCGAAGGCCGATGTCACTCCCCGCCGCCACCTTGTCGAGATCCGTACCGCTGACGCCAGCGAGTACACCCTCGGCCAGGAGATCACCGCTGAGGTGTTCGAGGCCGGCATCAAGGTGGACGTGACCGGCAAGAGCAAGGGCAAGGGCTTCGCCGGTGTCATGAAGCGTCACAACTTCAAGGGCCTCGGCGCCGGACACGGTGTCCAGCGCAAGCACCGCTCCCCCGGCTCCATCGGTGGCTGTGCCACCCCGGGCCGTGTGTTCAAGGGCGTCCGCATGGCGGGCCGCATGGGCAACGAGCGGGTCACCACCCAGAACCTGACCGTTCACGCCGTTGACGCGGAGAAGGGCCTGCTCCTCATCAAGGGAGCGATCCCCGGTCCGAACGGCGGCCTCGTCCTGGTCCGTACCGCGGCCAAGGGGGCCTGA
- the rplD gene encoding 50S ribosomal protein L4 → MSTIDILSPSGDTAGTVELPAEIFDVEKISIPLLHQVVVAQLAAARQGTHKVKRRGEVRGGGRKPYRQKGTGRARQGSTRAPQFAGGGVVHGPTPRDYSQRTPKKMKAAALRHALTDRARNARIHVITGVIEGETPSTKAAKSFLGKVSERKNVLLVIERSDEAALLSARNLPQVHILEPGQLNTYDVLVSDDVVFTQAAFESFVSGPQAADTEGSEA, encoded by the coding sequence ATGAGCACCATTGACATTCTGTCGCCCTCCGGCGACACCGCCGGGACCGTTGAGCTCCCGGCGGAGATCTTCGATGTAGAGAAGATCAGCATCCCGCTGCTTCACCAGGTTGTCGTCGCGCAGCTGGCCGCGGCCCGTCAGGGCACGCACAAGGTCAAGCGTCGTGGCGAGGTCCGTGGTGGTGGCCGCAAGCCTTACCGCCAGAAGGGCACCGGCCGCGCCCGTCAGGGTTCGACCCGCGCGCCGCAGTTCGCCGGCGGTGGCGTCGTCCACGGCCCCACGCCGCGTGACTACTCGCAGCGGACCCCGAAGAAGATGAAGGCCGCGGCCCTGCGCCACGCCCTCACCGACCGGGCCCGCAACGCTCGCATCCACGTCATCACCGGCGTGATCGAGGGCGAGACCCCCTCCACCAAGGCCGCGAAGAGCTTCCTCGGCAAGGTCAGCGAGCGCAAGAACGTGCTCCTGGTCATCGAGCGCTCCGACGAGGCCGCGCTGCTCTCCGCGCGCAACCTGCCCCAGGTCCACATCCTGGAGCCGGGCCAGCTGAACACGTACGACGTTCTCGTCTCGGACGACGTGGTCTTCACCCAGGCCGCTTTCGAGTCCTTCGTGTCTGGCCCCCAGGCCGCTGACACCGAAGGGAGCGAAGCCTGA
- the rplW gene encoding 50S ribosomal protein L23: MATRHPSIASKAAKAKKVARIAKAKRHEAEGKNTVETPLSKSFTDPRDVLLKPVVSEKSYALLDEGKYTFVVDPRANKTQIKQAVQAVFSVKVTGVNTINRQGKRKRTKTGFGKRADSKRAIVTLAEGDRIDIFGQAS, from the coding sequence ATGGCTACGCGTCACCCGAGCATCGCCTCGAAGGCCGCCAAGGCCAAGAAGGTCGCGCGCATCGCCAAGGCGAAGCGCCACGAGGCCGAAGGCAAGAACACCGTCGAGACCCCGCTGAGCAAGAGCTTCACGGATCCCCGTGACGTCCTCCTCAAGCCGGTCGTCTCGGAGAAGAGCTACGCGCTCCTCGACGAGGGCAAGTACACCTTCGTCGTGGACCCGCGGGCCAACAAGACCCAGATCAAGCAGGCCGTCCAGGCGGTCTTCTCGGTCAAGGTCACCGGGGTCAACACGATCAACCGTCAGGGCAAGCGCAAGCGCACCAAGACGGGCTTCGGCAAGCGTGCCGACAGCAAGCGCGCGATCGTGACCCTCGCTGAGGGCGACCGTATCGACATCTTCGGCCAGGCCTCCTAA